A genomic window from Bdellovibrio sp. SKB1291214 includes:
- a CDS encoding PAS domain-containing hybrid sensor histidine kinase/response regulator: MKSVSLFKTLVSRFGVELCLLVLVVVGYSMFQEHHSLQKALLPTESVNSLQNMSGILADVDRAKKEYIQDSTPEKLQVFNNQVNKINDELTKLYKSVNGRHDLQMQVYQLNQNLHKQFETATMEIKQKHSARKPSNVEDFNQKSILEMLQSHRKAQQDFIQVGDYNFLRSELLFAIMALFGVVILLSRYWQYNDLREQREIAMGLQTRSLLLDTILGSMSEGMIVVNNRGHFMQYNAAAQRIVGTKVKEVGTETGAKELGFHDENQKLYAAKDLPFHRALYGVEVDDLEIFVQNETHPEGIFILLSSRSIKDIDGGISGALVVFRDISRRKLVELEWAKAREAAVEASLKKSDFLAAMSHEIRTPMNGVIGMSTLLADTNLQPEQKEYVGTIKRSAESLLMLINDILDYSKIEAGKIELDPQPFDLGFLVRDVVEMFRPAVNEKNVELEFSMSQKSNLYFKGDQGRIRQILVNLMGNAVKFTSAGTVGLEVSILDSASGPSFLKFQIRDTGMGLREDERKALFQKYFQASGGKKFGGTGLGLSICKQLVDMMQGQMGVESTFGIGSTFWFSLQLPVCSAEEIPKSNTENSFTALFSGHVLVAEDQVVNQRVAQSYLQKMGLDVDIAPNGRIAVEMARSGKYDLIFMDCQMPVMNGFDATKRIREEERTRNSTRRTPIVALTAEGTIADKAPYMAAGMDDYLSKPIELPRLVETLQKYVKVGEAAVLDLAALQKLAKYASKDSNLVAALVEEFEKSAPDLIVAMRTPDFSEAAHALKSTAATLGAKNLAELCQKLEDEANPEHINKWVVQIENEYVRSLHDLKNYISEKGAA, translated from the coding sequence ATGAAATCCGTGTCTTTATTTAAAACCCTGGTCTCCCGTTTTGGTGTGGAGCTCTGCCTGCTTGTGCTGGTAGTGGTGGGTTATTCCATGTTCCAAGAACATCATTCTTTGCAAAAAGCATTGCTGCCTACAGAGTCAGTCAATTCGTTGCAGAATATGTCGGGGATACTGGCGGATGTGGACCGAGCCAAGAAAGAATATATCCAAGACAGCACGCCGGAAAAACTTCAGGTTTTCAATAATCAAGTTAACAAAATTAATGATGAATTGACCAAGCTTTACAAATCCGTCAATGGCCGTCATGACTTGCAAATGCAAGTGTACCAACTGAATCAAAACCTGCATAAACAGTTCGAAACAGCAACGATGGAGATCAAGCAGAAGCACTCTGCGCGAAAGCCCTCCAATGTTGAAGACTTTAATCAAAAAAGCATCTTAGAGATGTTGCAGTCGCACCGCAAGGCACAGCAAGATTTCATCCAAGTCGGTGATTATAATTTCCTAAGAAGTGAACTGCTTTTCGCGATCATGGCGCTTTTTGGCGTGGTGATTTTATTAAGTCGTTATTGGCAGTACAATGACTTGCGAGAGCAACGCGAAATTGCCATGGGCTTACAAACTCGTTCGTTACTGTTAGATACTATCCTGGGCAGTATGAGCGAAGGTATGATCGTGGTGAACAACCGTGGCCACTTTATGCAATATAACGCCGCTGCGCAAAGAATCGTGGGCACCAAAGTGAAAGAGGTCGGTACCGAGACGGGTGCGAAAGAACTTGGTTTCCATGATGAAAATCAAAAGCTCTATGCCGCTAAAGATCTTCCCTTCCATCGAGCTCTGTATGGCGTTGAAGTGGATGATTTGGAAATCTTCGTTCAAAATGAGACTCATCCTGAAGGAATCTTTATTCTTTTAAGCAGTCGCTCCATCAAGGATATAGACGGTGGTATTTCTGGCGCGTTGGTTGTATTCCGCGATATCAGTCGACGTAAATTAGTTGAACTTGAGTGGGCCAAAGCCCGCGAAGCTGCTGTCGAAGCGTCCTTAAAGAAATCAGATTTCCTGGCAGCGATGAGCCACGAAATTCGCACTCCTATGAATGGTGTGATCGGAATGAGTACACTTTTAGCCGATACTAATTTGCAGCCTGAGCAGAAAGAATACGTTGGCACCATCAAACGTTCAGCAGAATCGTTGCTCATGTTGATCAATGATATCTTGGATTATTCAAAAATTGAGGCAGGCAAAATTGAATTGGATCCTCAGCCTTTTGATCTAGGCTTCTTAGTTCGTGACGTTGTTGAGATGTTCCGTCCTGCTGTGAATGAAAAGAATGTTGAGTTAGAATTCAGCATGTCGCAGAAATCCAATCTGTACTTTAAAGGTGATCAGGGCCGCATTCGTCAGATTCTGGTGAATCTGATGGGAAATGCCGTGAAATTTACCAGCGCTGGTACAGTAGGTCTGGAAGTCTCCATACTGGATTCTGCCTCAGGACCTTCATTCTTGAAATTCCAAATTCGTGATACGGGGATGGGACTTCGTGAAGATGAACGTAAAGCATTATTCCAAAAATACTTCCAAGCCTCCGGTGGTAAAAAGTTCGGAGGAACTGGATTGGGTCTTTCGATCTGTAAGCAATTGGTCGACATGATGCAAGGACAAATGGGTGTTGAAAGCACCTTTGGTATTGGTTCCACCTTCTGGTTTTCATTGCAGCTTCCGGTGTGCAGTGCTGAGGAGATCCCAAAATCGAATACTGAAAACAGTTTCACAGCTTTGTTCAGTGGACACGTGCTAGTCGCTGAAGATCAGGTCGTCAATCAGCGTGTGGCGCAAAGTTATTTGCAAAAAATGGGATTGGACGTGGATATCGCTCCGAACGGTCGTATTGCTGTGGAAATGGCTCGCAGTGGAAAATACGATTTGATCTTTATGGACTGTCAGATGCCGGTGATGAATGGCTTTGATGCAACGAAACGCATTCGAGAAGAAGAGCGAACCAGAAATTCCACACGTCGCACACCGATTGTGGCGCTGACCGCGGAAGGTACTATTGCTGATAAAGCTCCTTATATGGCCGCAGGCATGGACGATTATTTGTCTAAGCCCATTGAACTTCCCCGTTTAGTTGAAACTCTTCAGAAATATGTGAAAGTCGGGGAGGCGGCCGTGCTGGATTTAGCTGCTCTACAAAAGCTGGCGAAATACGCTTCGAAAGACAGCAATCTTGTTGCGGCCCTTGTGGAAGAGTTTGAAAAGTCCGCTCCCGATCTGATTGTGGCGATGAGAACACCAGATTTCAGTGAAGCAGCCCATGCTTTGAAGTCCACAGCTGCAACTCTTGGAGCAAAAAATTTGGCAGAACTTTGCCAAAAACTTGAAGACGAAGCAAATCCAGAGCACATTAACAAATGGGTTGTGCAGATCGAGAACGAATATGTTCGCAGTTTGCATGATCTAAAAAACTACATCAGCGAAAAAGGGGCTGCCTAA
- a CDS encoding murein L,D-transpeptidase catalytic domain family protein: MLVKQQTNSSVRSRATLFFAATLLTLGIAANAQAQTEPALPDDPGFEETVQTPAEPMLRTMASDVVTISDYDRETILLKYNYLDPKKIVPTESLVKALIYFEQNKSSFKNQNYISVINFSQSSKTPRFYIIDMNSGDVWPIHVAHGKNSDPNHDGYATSFSNTSGSNKSSLGYYRTAETYSGSHGLSLRLDGLSSTNSNARARAIVIHGASYVQEKSVIQGRSWGCPAVDMSIRTQVINALKGGSLIYAVLDKGGTGLPKPTEPTQPTPTPTPSPEPSPVPSPSPTPGDGSYVMAPLSWDTTAHPERKAWSKYLQTLITGEWSSLLKGASDMGQFCPKYSSLNTNQKANVWAQLFVAMARYESAYNPLSRMHETTMGTDNVTKKPVYSEGLLQLSYQDTQWNKWCKFDWAKDKSLSSTSSKKTILDPYINLHCGVGIMAKQIKNYNTIAIKSGVYWSVLKPGGKYNKLTSIKSMVKSLPFCQ; encoded by the coding sequence ATGCTTGTTAAGCAGCAAACTAATTCTTCTGTACGTTCTAGAGCCACGCTTTTTTTCGCAGCCACTTTATTAACCCTGGGTATTGCAGCAAACGCTCAAGCCCAAACTGAACCAGCTCTTCCCGATGATCCAGGTTTCGAGGAGACTGTACAAACACCAGCAGAACCCATGCTAAGAACTATGGCATCTGATGTGGTAACGATCTCTGATTATGATCGTGAAACCATCTTGTTGAAGTATAACTATCTGGACCCTAAGAAGATTGTACCGACTGAATCCTTGGTTAAGGCTTTGATCTATTTTGAACAAAATAAATCATCGTTCAAAAACCAAAACTACATTTCAGTTATCAACTTCTCTCAAAGCTCGAAAACGCCACGTTTTTATATCATCGATATGAATTCCGGTGACGTTTGGCCTATCCACGTGGCTCACGGTAAAAACTCAGACCCGAACCACGACGGCTACGCGACATCTTTTTCGAACACTTCAGGTTCGAACAAATCTTCGCTAGGATACTACCGCACTGCTGAAACATATTCCGGCAGCCACGGTTTGTCTTTGCGCCTAGATGGTCTTTCTTCAACAAACTCGAACGCTCGTGCTCGCGCTATCGTGATTCATGGTGCTTCATATGTTCAAGAAAAGTCTGTGATTCAAGGTCGTTCATGGGGTTGTCCTGCTGTTGACATGAGCATCCGTACTCAAGTGATCAATGCCCTTAAAGGTGGATCTTTGATTTATGCGGTACTTGATAAAGGTGGCACGGGTCTCCCAAAGCCGACTGAGCCGACGCAACCAACGCCGACTCCGACTCCATCACCAGAACCATCTCCAGTTCCTTCACCGTCTCCAACTCCAGGTGATGGCTCCTATGTGATGGCGCCACTTTCTTGGGATACAACGGCTCATCCAGAGAGAAAAGCATGGTCTAAGTACCTACAAACTTTGATCACTGGCGAGTGGAGCAGCCTTCTTAAAGGTGCAAGTGATATGGGTCAATTCTGTCCTAAGTATTCAAGCTTGAACACAAACCAAAAAGCGAACGTCTGGGCGCAATTGTTTGTGGCGATGGCTCGATACGAAAGTGCTTACAACCCGCTTTCTCGCATGCATGAAACAACAATGGGTACGGACAACGTAACTAAAAAGCCAGTATACTCCGAAGGCTTGTTGCAGTTGTCTTACCAAGACACTCAGTGGAACAAATGGTGTAAATTTGATTGGGCAAAAGATAAATCTCTAAGCTCAACAAGTTCAAAGAAAACTATTTTGGATCCTTACATCAATCTTCACTGCGGTGTGGGTATCATGGCTAAGCAGATCAAGAACTACAACACGATCGCGATCAAATCAGGCGTGTACTGGTCAGTTCTTAAACCGGGTGGCAAATACAACAAGCTGACTTCCATCAAATCAATGGTTAAGTCGCTTCCATTCTGCCAGTAA
- a CDS encoding response regulator: MANILIVDDQKSILMTLEALLSSDGHAVVQATNAIDAVHHLTQEKFDLVITDAIMPGGSDGYALTRTIRKQPQLLKLPVVLLTGKREKSDVEKGLEAGVNDYIIKPIDPDMLLAKVRTILTTNGEQGATFIEAPVAIKADWEIKTEIVSVSEMGFTLHSSVAMPLGKILRIKSSIFDDIGIDPVALRIDSCEDLNPIENAYKIHGHFVGIAEKELTPLRLYIRQKQSKAS, translated from the coding sequence ATGGCCAATATACTTATCGTAGATGATCAAAAAAGTATTCTGATGACTCTTGAGGCGCTACTTAGCTCCGATGGACACGCCGTGGTTCAAGCAACCAATGCGATCGATGCGGTCCACCACCTGACTCAAGAAAAATTCGACCTTGTAATCACAGATGCTATCATGCCAGGCGGCAGTGATGGATACGCCCTGACTCGCACAATTCGAAAACAACCTCAATTGTTAAAACTTCCGGTGGTGTTGCTCACTGGAAAACGCGAAAAGAGTGATGTGGAAAAGGGCCTCGAAGCCGGCGTGAATGACTATATCATTAAACCGATTGATCCCGATATGCTTCTTGCTAAAGTCCGTACAATTCTAACAACGAATGGTGAGCAAGGAGCGACGTTCATCGAAGCTCCCGTTGCCATCAAGGCAGATTGGGAAATTAAAACGGAAATCGTATCGGTTTCTGAAATGGGTTTTACTCTTCACTCATCGGTCGCTATGCCACTTGGGAAAATTTTAAGAATTAAAAGTTCCATATTTGATGATATTGGAATTGATCCGGTCGCTCTTCGTATCGATTCCTGCGAAGATTTAAATCCCATCGAAAACGCCTATAAGATTCACGGGCATTTCGTTGGTATCGCAGAAAAAGAGCTGACGCCACTGCGCTTGTATATCCGTCAAAAACAAAGCAAGGCTAGCTAG
- a CDS encoding DUF6279 family lipoprotein has product MKNLLLLSILFICGCGAGNPVLDAMVGGMSVTKVESYFNLDEKQEKEFEKNVEHDLKRLKQEQLQEFSKSLRQFDERIPKEKSDSIILSEAFDLLEKEYTRSSGYFKNAAVKLTNTLRDEQFDYFENRVKKEIAESRAQSVQSKNSELKERYRKQILFWVGKMDVHQEQALDQFIRKGQFPWKERLDNRESILNSFMAKRRDSAKLRAMAAQFMTDYDSLRTPEYAQAIQNYETKFKGFLNKFWSSLSSEQKQQMQISLNKQALEIDRFAAISVTDK; this is encoded by the coding sequence ATGAAGAATTTATTATTGCTATCGATTTTATTTATTTGCGGATGTGGGGCAGGCAATCCTGTTTTAGATGCGATGGTAGGAGGCATGTCCGTCACCAAGGTGGAAAGCTACTTCAACCTGGACGAGAAGCAGGAAAAGGAATTCGAAAAGAACGTCGAACATGATTTGAAACGCCTTAAGCAAGAACAGCTGCAGGAATTTTCCAAGTCACTCAGACAATTTGACGAGCGTATTCCCAAAGAAAAATCTGACTCAATCATTTTGTCAGAGGCTTTTGATTTGTTGGAGAAGGAATACACTCGTTCGTCAGGATATTTTAAAAATGCAGCCGTTAAGCTGACAAACACTTTACGTGATGAACAGTTTGACTACTTTGAGAATCGTGTAAAAAAAGAAATCGCAGAATCCCGGGCGCAATCAGTTCAATCTAAAAACTCAGAGCTTAAGGAAAGATATCGCAAACAAATTCTTTTTTGGGTCGGTAAGATGGATGTCCATCAGGAACAAGCTTTAGATCAGTTCATAAGAAAGGGGCAGTTCCCATGGAAAGAACGATTGGATAATCGTGAAAGCATTTTGAATTCCTTCATGGCTAAGCGCAGAGACTCGGCAAAGCTTCGTGCGATGGCTGCACAATTTATGACGGATTATGACTCCTTAAGAACGCCTGAGTATGCCCAAGCTATTCAAAATTACGAGACAAAATTTAAAGGCTTTCTAAATAAGTTTTGGAGCTCGTTAAGTTCCGAACAAAAGCAGCAAATGCAGATCAGTCTTAATAAACAAGCACTTGAAATAGATCGATTTGCTGCGATTTCCGTGACTGATAAATAG
- the msrB gene encoding peptide-methionine (R)-S-oxide reductase MsrB — translation MDFDHYKKPSDMDLKKKLSAIQFEVTQKDGTEVPFQNEYWDNHAEGIYVDVVSGEPLFSSKDKFDSKTGWPSFTKPLHPKAIKTKEDKNIFLGNRTEVRSTHANFHLGHVFDDGPAPTGLRYCMNSASLRFIPVSQLEKEGYGEYLKLFKQ, via the coding sequence ATGGATTTTGATCATTATAAAAAACCGAGCGACATGGATTTAAAGAAAAAACTTTCTGCGATTCAATTTGAAGTCACACAAAAAGATGGAACAGAAGTGCCCTTCCAGAATGAATACTGGGACAATCACGCCGAAGGCATTTATGTGGATGTTGTCTCCGGCGAACCATTATTCAGTTCCAAAGATAAATTTGATTCTAAAACGGGTTGGCCAAGTTTTACAAAACCGCTTCATCCCAAAGCGATTAAAACCAAAGAGGACAAAAATATTTTTTTGGGAAATCGCACCGAAGTTCGCAGTACTCACGCGAATTTTCATCTAGGTCATGTATTTGACGACGGACCTGCACCAACGGGCTTACGTTACTGCATGAACTCGGCGTCGTTGCGATTTATACCCGTAAGCCAACTTGAAAAAGAAGGCTACGGGGAATATCTAAAATTATTTAAGCAGTGA